A window of Rubricoccus marinus contains these coding sequences:
- a CDS encoding methyltransferase domain-containing protein encodes MHPDPPASGAHPPATPVQNEADWRPSKFVQTRRGLRASRDRAEVYVGSRLSADQSAQALERAIREHARGRLLDLGAGKAPLYGTYRPLVDTVTCIDWARSLHGTDYLDATADLNEGIPYPDGSFDTVLSSSVFEHLRRPQFAFEETARVMASGGSLILHVPFYYWLHEEPHDYYRFTEYALRDLASGAGLRVESVRTTGGGLYALADLMARALGPAKPLAAAWVGASGWALSRTPLRKLTEGDRARRFPLGYCMVARKEGAAGSH; translated from the coding sequence TTGCACCCCGACCCTCCCGCCTCTGGCGCTCACCCGCCGGCCACCCCTGTGCAGAACGAAGCCGACTGGCGCCCCTCCAAGTTTGTCCAGACCCGCCGCGGCCTCCGCGCCTCGCGCGACCGCGCCGAGGTCTACGTCGGCAGCCGCCTCTCTGCCGATCAGTCCGCGCAGGCGCTGGAGCGCGCGATCCGCGAGCACGCCAGAGGCCGCCTGCTGGATCTCGGCGCGGGCAAGGCGCCGCTCTACGGCACGTACCGCCCGCTCGTGGACACGGTGACGTGCATCGACTGGGCGCGCTCCCTGCACGGCACGGACTACCTGGACGCCACGGCCGACCTCAACGAGGGCATCCCGTATCCGGACGGCTCGTTCGATACCGTTCTCTCGTCGTCCGTCTTCGAGCACCTCCGGCGCCCGCAGTTCGCCTTCGAGGAGACGGCGCGCGTGATGGCCTCTGGCGGGTCGCTGATCCTGCACGTGCCGTTCTACTACTGGCTCCACGAGGAGCCGCACGACTACTACCGCTTTACCGAGTACGCCCTGCGCGACCTGGCCTCTGGCGCCGGTCTACGCGTCGAAAGCGTGCGCACGACGGGCGGCGGACTCTACGCGCTCGCAGACCTGATGGCGCGCGCGCTCGGCCCGGCAAAGCCTCTGGCGGCGGCGTGGGTCGGCGCCAGCGGCTGGGCGCTCTCGCGGACGCCGCTGCGCAAGCTGACCGAGGGCGACCGCGCGCGCCGCTTCCCGCTGGGGTACTGCATGGTGGCGCGGAAGGAGGGAGCGGCGGGTAGTCACTAG